From Microcoleus sp. FACHB-831, a single genomic window includes:
- the rimI gene encoding ribosomal protein S18-alanine N-acetyltransferase, whose product MTFLELKPLTAEQLPEVVELDKICLGGIWTLEGYQRELGSPSSDLLVVSVGNDFVPEPIFDLELGGDAINRRLYETSEIVQSDRQSDNSKSYSPTSAPEAQNTDSVVGLGCLWSILDEAHITLLAVHPKYQRGGLGTLLLTALLRRAVLRGLERATLEVRASNEAARSLYAKFGFQEAGRRRHYYKDTGEDALILWRGGLKTPDLAATLEEMHKFVRSRFASLGWNLKEVRNFEL is encoded by the coding sequence GTGACTTTTTTAGAACTCAAACCGCTGACAGCAGAACAGTTACCAGAAGTAGTGGAACTTGACAAAATTTGTTTGGGCGGAATTTGGACTCTGGAGGGTTATCAAAGAGAATTAGGCAGTCCTAGTAGCGATTTGCTGGTAGTGAGTGTAGGTAACGATTTTGTACCAGAGCCGATTTTCGATCTGGAATTAGGGGGAGACGCCATAAACAGACGACTCTACGAGACATCCGAAATTGTCCAATCGGATCGGCAATCTGATAATTCAAAATCGTATTCACCGACCTCTGCGCCGGAAGCTCAAAATACCGACTCTGTTGTGGGTTTAGGTTGTTTGTGGTCAATTTTAGATGAAGCGCACATAACATTATTGGCGGTTCATCCAAAATACCAGCGTGGAGGGCTGGGTACGCTACTGCTTACTGCTTTGCTGCGGCGGGCGGTTTTGCGGGGACTGGAACGAGCAACGCTGGAAGTGCGTGCGTCTAATGAGGCGGCGCGATCGCTCTACGCAAAGTTTGGCTTTCAGGAAGCTGGGCGGCGTCGCCACTATTACAAAGATACGGGCGAAGATGCCTTAATTCTTTGGCGCGGAGGTCTAAAAACCCCTGATCTGGCCGCTACTCTAGAGGAAATGCACAAATTTGTGCGCTCCCGATTTGCCTCACTCGGATGGAATCTCAAAGAAGTTAGGAATTTTGAATTATGA
- the lysA gene encoding diaminopimelate decarboxylase, with protein sequence MLSTTNVGVQNSGTQYLPSGDENPSPNQQLLPLTARVNNRDSLEIGGCDVTTLVQQFGSPLYIVDEETLRAACRQYRDAFTRYYSGESQVLYASKAWSCLAVCAIARQEGLGIDVVSGGELYTAVNAGVSPDKIYFHGNNKSRQELQMAVETGCTIVVDNWLELQTLAEMTQDNSNKPTRIMLRVTPGIECHTHEYIRTGHLDSKFGFDPNQLEEVFAYLSKHTFLNCIGLHAHIGSQIFERQPHQDLGGVMVDWLAKAATYGLTCSELNIGGGLGIRYTESDDPPSIDEWVKVVSESVANACQARQIDLPKLLSEPGRSLVGTACVTAYTIGSQKVIPEMRTYLAIDGGMSDNPRPITYGSVYRTVVANRMSAPLTETVTIAGKHCESGDILIKNATLPKTEPGDTLVVMATGAYNYSMASNYNRLPRPAAVLVSNGEPNLILQRETYQDLIRQDRLPERLI encoded by the coding sequence ATGCTATCGACAACTAATGTCGGGGTTCAAAATTCTGGCACTCAGTATCTACCTAGCGGTGACGAGAATCCCTCGCCCAATCAGCAACTTTTACCCCTAACGGCGCGGGTTAACAACCGAGACAGCCTAGAGATTGGCGGGTGCGATGTAACGACACTCGTACAGCAATTTGGTTCGCCTCTGTATATTGTGGACGAAGAAACGCTGCGGGCGGCTTGTCGTCAGTACCGGGATGCCTTTACTCGCTACTATAGCGGTGAATCGCAGGTGCTGTATGCCTCAAAAGCTTGGAGTTGTCTAGCTGTATGCGCGATCGCTCGTCAAGAAGGCTTGGGAATAGATGTCGTTTCTGGCGGCGAACTTTACACAGCTGTTAATGCTGGCGTCAGCCCAGATAAAATCTATTTTCACGGCAATAATAAATCTCGCCAAGAACTCCAGATGGCTGTCGAGACTGGCTGCACCATCGTTGTTGACAACTGGTTAGAGTTGCAAACTCTTGCAGAAATGACCCAAGACAACTCTAACAAACCAACCCGAATCATGCTGCGGGTTACTCCAGGCATCGAGTGTCACACTCACGAATACATCCGCACCGGACACCTAGACAGCAAGTTTGGCTTCGATCCCAACCAACTTGAAGAAGTTTTTGCCTATTTAAGCAAGCATACTTTTCTTAATTGCATTGGTCTGCACGCTCACATTGGCTCCCAAATTTTTGAACGCCAACCCCATCAAGATCTTGGTGGAGTAATGGTAGATTGGTTGGCTAAAGCAGCCACTTATGGATTGACCTGTTCGGAGTTAAATATAGGCGGCGGCTTAGGAATTCGTTACACGGAATCGGACGATCCCCCCAGCATTGATGAGTGGGTGAAAGTAGTAAGCGAAAGTGTAGCGAATGCTTGCCAAGCTAGACAAATCGATCTACCTAAGTTATTGAGCGAACCAGGGCGATCGCTCGTTGGGACTGCGTGTGTCACAGCCTACACTATCGGCAGTCAAAAAGTTATCCCAGAAATGCGGACTTATCTAGCAATTGATGGTGGTATGTCTGATAATCCCCGTCCTATTACCTACGGCTCTGTTTATCGCACCGTCGTAGCCAATCGGATGTCGGCTCCATTAACCGAAACCGTCACAATTGCTGGTAAACACTGCGAGTCAGGAGACATTTTGATCAAAAATGCCACTCTGCCTAAAACAGAGCCGGGAGATACCCTCGTCGTTATGGCAACGGGAGCCTACAATTACAGCATGGCTTCTAATTACAATCGCTTGCCCCGGCCTGCGGCTGTTTTAGTCAGCAATGGAGAACCAAACCTGATTTTGCAGCGGGAAACTTATCAGGATTTAATTCGACAAGATCGTTTACCAGAAAGGCTTATCTAG